The Acidimicrobiales bacterium genome includes the window TGAACCGGCGCCGGGGTACCGTGCGTCGTGAAGTTCGGGGTGACCATGTTCCCGACGGCCCTACGCGACGGCACAGAAGGGAGCGGGATGAACGACGGCCCCCTGGCGGGGAAGGCGGCGCTGGTCACGGGAGGATCGGGCGGCATCGGGAGTGCGTGCGCGCGCTTCCTGGCGCGCGACGGCGCCGCCGTGACCCTCATGGCGCGTGACGAGGAGAGGCTGCGCGCCGTGGCGGCCGAGATCCGGGCGTCCCTCGAAGGTGACGCCCGCGTGGAGGTCATCGCCGGTGACGCCACCAGCTCCGGCGACGTGCAGGCCGCCGTCGAGAGGGCCAAGAGCGCGACCGGGGTCGTGGACATCTGCGTGGCCACCGTCGGAGGCGGCGTCATCGCTCCCCTCCTCCTGCTCGACGACGCCGACCTGCTCGACCAGCTCCGGCGCAACATCGTGAGCAGCTTCCTCGCCATCAAGCACACGGTGCCGGCCATGGTCCCGGCCGGCGGCGGCGCCATCGTGTGCATCTCGTCGGACTCCGCCACCATGTCCTGGCCGTTCCTCGCCGGCTACTGCGCCGCCAAGGCGGGGCTGGACGCCATGGTGCGCGTGGCCGCCGACGAGCTCGGCCGGCACAACATCCGCGTCAACGCCGTGCGCCCCGGCCTGACCCGGACGCCCAGCAACAACATCTCGATGATCTTCTCCGACCCCGAGATCGTCGACGAGTTCATCCGCCAGAAGCCGCTGGCGCGCACCGGTACCCCGGACGACGTGGCGGCCGGCGTCCGGTTCCTCGCCGGCCCCGAGTCGAGCTGGATCACCGGTCAGAGCCTGGCCATCGAGGGCGGCAACGAGCTGCGCCGGGCGCCGTCCCTCGAGAAGATCGCCCGCCACCGCTACGGGGACGACGCCGTCGACGCTGCCCTGGCGGGGCGGATCCCCGACTAGCGCAACGTCAGGGGCGCACGAAGGCGTAGACCGGCATGCCGACGGAAGTGGCCGCCTCGGCGGGCAGGAACGGGCCGTCGATCGTCACCGCGTAGTGGCCGGCGGGCTCGGGCCCGGAGTCCCCCTCGACGGTCACGATGGCCCCGTCGGGCCAGACCTGGACCACCACGCCCACGTGCTGGGAGGTCGAGGCGTTCTGCGGGCCGGTGCCGAACATCACCCCGTCACCGGGCGCGGGCCGCGCCGTGGGTGGGAGGACGGCGCCGTGTTGGGCCGACCATCCGACGACGCTGCCGGTGAAGGGGAACCGGGGGATCGGCACGCCGATGGTGTTCCACACCCACGTGGCGAACAACGAGCACCACGGCTCGCACGGCCCGTAGGCGTTGCAGTAGGCGCCCGACACCGTGGCGGGGCCGAGCTGACTCGCCGCCACGGCGACGGCGGCGCCGAGCGGGGCGCCGGCCGGCGACGGGTCACTGAAGACGTTGTCCCCCTCGTCGGGGCGAAGCAGCCAGTAACCGCCTCCATCCGGCGTGCCCGCGATGGCGGCGGTTGGGGAGAAGGGGGGCAGGTTCGGGGTCGGTCCGTGGAACCCGGCGTCCCCGTAGGTGAGGACGCCGCCCGTGGCCGCCGCCAGCCAGTACCCCTCGCCGTCGGCGGTCGGGGCCAGCCCCACCACCTCGGCGTTGATCCCCGCTCCCGCCGCCGACCCGTACCACCTGGCGTCGCCGTAGGTGAACACGCCGCCGTCACCGGCCACCAGCCAGTACCCGTGCCCGTCGGGAGTGGCGGCCATGCCGGTCACCGGCGCCGACAGGTGCCGGCCGCCGAGCGAGCCGTACCAACCGGCGTCGCCGAAGGTGAACACGCCACCGTCGCCCGCCACCAGCCAGTAGCCGCCACCGTCGGGCGTGGCGGCCATGCCGACGATCGAGTGGGCCAGCCGGATCCCGCCCAGCGAGCCGCGGAAGACGGCGTCGCCGAAGCTGAACACCCCTCCGTCCATCGCCACCAGCCAGTAGCCGCCGCCGTCGGGCGTGGCGGCCATCCCCACGATCGGGGCGAACAGGTGGAGGGCGCCGAGGGACCCGCGGTACGGGGCGTCCCCGTAGCTGAAGACCCCGCCGTCGGCGGCGGCCACCCAGTAGCCCCGCCCGGTCGTGTCCGAGGCGAGGGCCACCGCCGGGGCGGCCATCCGCATCCCGCCGATCCCGCCGGCGTTGACGGCGTCGCCGAAGCCCGACACCCCCGGTCCGCTCCAGCCCGAGCCGGCGGTGTGGGGAGCCATCCGGGCGGCGGTCGTGGCCGCCGCCGCCCCGCCCGGTGCGGCCCGGGCCACCGCCACACCGGAGACGAGGAACAGAGAGGCCAGGAGGAACGTCCAGCCGCGGACGACGGGGCGGCGCCGTCGTGATGTGTGCCCAGCCGCTTCGCCCAATGGACCTGCTCCCTCGTCCGCCGTTCGCTTCTCCATCGGCGCCCGGTGGGGGGATCCTGAGCGGGGCGGTCAGGGCCGGCGGCCCCAGAGGAGGATGCGCTTGAAGGCGTAGAAGTACGGCCTCCGGTCCCCGAGCTCGGCCACCAGGCGGCGCCGGTACTCGTCGACGAAGCGCTCGTGGTCGGCGGGGTCGAGGACGGTCTTGAACCGGGTGAGCGAGGTCCCCTTCACCCACTCGACCACGTCGGCCGTCGCCGCCAGGACGTGGCCGTAGACCTGGAGCCGCACGTGTTGGCGCTCGAAGCCGAGGGCGTGGAGCAGGCCGGCGTAGGCCTCGGGCACCAGCACGTTCTGCTCGACGGGGTCGGCCGGCGCCGCCTCCCCGAGCCACTCCGCCGCCAGCTGGCGGGCCACCCGGTGGGAGGGATGGTCGGCGTTGGTCGGCATCTGCACGGCCAGCTGGCCGCCGGGGCGGAGGGCGGCGGTCCAGCGCCCGAGCACGCCGGCGTGGTCGGGGACCCACTGCAGGGCGGCGTTGCTGAACACGACGTCGAGGTCCCGGCCCGCCCAGGCGGCGATGTCCCCCGGGGAGAAGCTCACCCCGTCGCCGGCGTGGGCGGCGGCGCCCACCAGCATCTCCGGCGAGGAGTCGACCCCGGTCGTGGCGGCCGCCCCCAGCCGGCGGTGCAGGGCGGCGGTGAGCCGTCCGTCCCCGCACCCGAGGTCGACCACCTCCGGGGCGGGGACCGGCTCGAGCAGGGCGCCCAGGTCCCAGAAGGGCTGCTCCCGCTCGGCCGCGAAGCGGTTGTACTGGCCCGGGTCCCAGGTCGACGTGGTGTTCACTCAGACAGGTCTAATACAAGTGGCCCAGAGAGCGCCGGCAGCGCCTAACCCTTCTTTCCCGGCGGGGCCGGTGGGGCCGGAGGGGGCGCCCCGGGCTGCGGCGCCCCCCGCCCGCACGAGGACCAGCACCACGTGGTGGTGAGGGTCGACGATCCCGGCGCCGGCCCGGCGCCCGGTCCGGCGCCCCGGGGCCGGCCCGACACCAGCACCACTCCGGGCGGCACCGACGCCGGGTCGGCGGCGGTGAACGGCGCCGGCGGCACCGACTGCAGGGCCCCCGCCATGAAGGCGTTCCAGATGCGCGCCGGGTAGGTCCCGCCCGCCACCGAGATCCCCCCGACGTTCGTCATCGGCACCTCGCCGCTCAGGTCCCCCATCCACACCGCGGCGGCCAGCTGCGGCGTGTACCCGACGAACCAGGCGTCCTGGAACTGCTCGGTCGTCCCGGTCTTGCCGGCCACCTGGCGGCCGGGCAGGGCGGCGGCGGTCCCGGTGCCCTGGACCACGACCTGCTGGAGCACGGCGGTGACCTCGCGCGCCACCTGCGGGGTGATCACCGACTGACCCCCGCTGTTGTTGCGCAGGAGGGGCCGGCCGTTGGGGCGGTCGACCTCGGTCACGAAGTGCGGGCGGTGGTACACGCCGTCGTCG containing:
- a CDS encoding SDR family oxidoreductase, with translation MKFGVTMFPTALRDGTEGSGMNDGPLAGKAALVTGGSGGIGSACARFLARDGAAVTLMARDEERLRAVAAEIRASLEGDARVEVIAGDATSSGDVQAAVERAKSATGVVDICVATVGGGVIAPLLLLDDADLLDQLRRNIVSSFLAIKHTVPAMVPAGGGAIVCISSDSATMSWPFLAGYCAAKAGLDAMVRVAADELGRHNIRVNAVRPGLTRTPSNNISMIFSDPEIVDEFIRQKPLARTGTPDDVAAGVRFLAGPESSWITGQSLAIEGGNELRRAPSLEKIARHRYGDDAVDAALAGRIPD
- a CDS encoding CHAP domain-containing protein, whose product is MGEAAGHTSRRRRPVVRGWTFLLASLFLVSGVAVARAAPGGAAAATTAARMAPHTAGSGWSGPGVSGFGDAVNAGGIGGMRMAAPAVALASDTTGRGYWVAAADGGVFSYGDAPYRGSLGALHLFAPIVGMAATPDGGGYWLVAMDGGVFSFGDAVFRGSLGGIRLAHSIVGMAATPDGGGYWLVAGDGGVFTFGDAGWYGSLGGRHLSAPVTGMAATPDGHGYWLVAGDGGVFTYGDARWYGSAAGAGINAEVVGLAPTADGEGYWLAAATGGVLTYGDAGFHGPTPNLPPFSPTAAIAGTPDGGGYWLLRPDEGDNVFSDPSPAGAPLGAAVAVAASQLGPATVSGAYCNAYGPCEPWCSLFATWVWNTIGVPIPRFPFTGSVVGWSAQHGAVLPPTARPAPGDGVMFGTGPQNASTSQHVGVVVQVWPDGAIVTVEGDSGPEPAGHYAVTIDGPFLPAEAATSVGMPVYAFVRP
- a CDS encoding methyltransferase domain-containing protein, whose protein sequence is MNTTSTWDPGQYNRFAAEREQPFWDLGALLEPVPAPEVVDLGCGDGRLTAALHRRLGAAATTGVDSSPEMLVGAAAHAGDGVSFSPGDIAAWAGRDLDVVFSNAALQWVPDHAGVLGRWTAALRPGGQLAVQMPTNADHPSHRVARQLAAEWLGEAAPADPVEQNVLVPEAYAGLLHALGFERQHVRLQVYGHVLAATADVVEWVKGTSLTRFKTVLDPADHERFVDEYRRRLVAELGDRRPYFYAFKRILLWGRRP